Proteins from a genomic interval of Pecten maximus chromosome 13, xPecMax1.1, whole genome shotgun sequence:
- the LOC117340620 gene encoding uncharacterized protein LOC117340620, with product MVKTKTTPRQAGNRCPMCAGRFDDEAEWAKHLVDCGNRQRAMKKYECSGCDYASIKKCDFDRHIKRTGRGEAQTISESEDEWEMQDPGSLLSPLSTDQEEIGDSIAPQDARDITNVDDDINRPDNFPAKSPLAEKVAKLQSLEKAPVEKQVAQDFTIRKRTSPLPVSSSKPKAARPCTSLVNSNKSTIDNFTMTGAHGFLYTRLSFDASTQTEAPVKTFTKKQTVTYDKDGRKIIKEVITEQWVE from the coding sequence ATGGTGAAGACAAAGACAACTCCGCGACAGGCAGGCAATCGCTGTCCGATGTGTGCTGGGAGATTTGATGATGAAGCTGAATGGGCAAAACATCTAGTTGACTGTGGGAACCGGCAGAGGGCAATGAAAAAATATGAGTGCTCTGGTTGCGATTACGCAAGCATAAAGAAATGTGACTTCGACCGGCACATTAAACGTACTGGACGTGGGGAAGCGCAGACCATCTCGGAGAGCGAAGATGAGTGGGAGATGCAAGACCCTGGCAGTCTTCTGAGTCCACTGTCGACGGACCAGGAAGAGATTGGTGATAGTATTGCTCCACAAGACGCCAGAGACATTACTAATGTAGATGATGATATTAACCGTCCCGACAACTTCCCTGCTAAATCACCATTGGCTGAAAAAGTGGCAAAGCTGCAGAGTTTGGAGAAAGCTCCTGTTGAGAAGCAAGTGGCACAAGACTTTACGATCAGAAAGCGCACTTCTCCATTGCCGGTATCGTCGTCTAAACCCAAGGCAGCCAGGCCTTGTACTTCCCTTGTTAACAGCAATAAGAGCACAATTGACAACTTCACCATGACAGGTGCGCATGGATTCCTCTACACAAGGCTCAGTTTTGACGCAAGCACGCAGACTGAAGCACCTGTGAAGACCTTTACAAAGAAACAGACGGTCACCTACGATAAGGATGGGAGAAAAATCATCAAGGAAGTCATTACCGAACAGTGGGTAGAATAG
- the LOC117340621 gene encoding uncharacterized protein LOC117340621, which yields MERFNKTLVTMLSAFVNEHHTDWDEMLPYVTMAYRSVEQETTGCTPNYLMLGREVTTPLDIQYEMPVDDKSIPENEWVWTLQERIEEAHRFVRLHTDGEMRRQKKYHDQKAYWNQYKPNDSVFVFFPRVKPGKSRTLTSMWQGPFKVIGKCTDVTYKIPCGYRGKPQVIHVDRMSTTRRGES from the coding sequence ATGGAAAGGTTCAACAAAACCTTGGTGACAATGCTTAGTGCATTTGTCAACGAGCATCACACAGACTGGGATGAAATGCTGCCGTACGTGACCATGGCATATCGTTCGGTTGAACAAGAAACCACGGGTTGCACTCCAAATTACCTGATGTTAGGGCGAGAAGTAACAACACCACTCGACATACAATATGAGATGCCAGTAGACGACAAATCCATACCTGAGAATGAATGGGTGTGGACACTTCAAGAACGCATAGAAGAAGCACATCGGTTTGTGAGGTTGCATACCGATGGCGAAATGAGGAGGCAGAAGAAATACCATGACCAAAAGGCTTACTGGAACCAGTACAAGCCAAATGACAGTGTTTTTGTCTTCTTTCCAAGAGTCAAACCAGGCAAATCTAGGACGCTAACGTCCATGTGGCAGGGACCATTCAAGGTGATTGGGAAATGCACAGACGTTACATACAAGATACCTTGTGGGTACCGCGGAAAGCCAcaggttatacatgtagaccGTATGAGTACTACGCGGCGAGGAGAAAGTTGA